The proteins below are encoded in one region of Citrobacter enshiensis:
- a CDS encoding YtfJ family protein, whose translation MLLRPLLVASFLLSPVQASAHNFVVGKSVQPVSIADRGELLLDNQDEFSYRSWNSSELAGKVRIVQYIAGRTSAKKKNSLLIKAVKKANFPQDRFQPTTIVNTDDVIFGSGFFVLGKIEKNKRHYPWAQFIIDSDGLGRKTWQLNEMSSTILVLDKDGHILWAKDGNLTPKEVQQVISMVRKVIGESSPL comes from the coding sequence ATGCTGCTACGTCCATTACTGGTTGCTTCATTCCTGCTCTCTCCGGTGCAGGCGTCCGCGCATAACTTTGTCGTCGGTAAATCGGTACAACCCGTCAGTATTGCAGATCGCGGGGAACTGCTTCTGGATAATCAGGATGAATTTAGCTACCGGAGCTGGAATAGCAGCGAACTGGCGGGAAAGGTGCGCATTGTTCAGTACATTGCCGGGCGAACTTCCGCAAAAAAGAAAAACTCGCTGCTGATTAAAGCGGTCAAGAAAGCGAATTTTCCTCAGGACCGCTTTCAGCCCACCACCATCGTCAATACCGATGATGTGATCTTTGGTTCCGGTTTTTTCGTGCTGGGTAAAATAGAAAAAAACAAACGGCACTACCCGTGGGCACAATTTATTATCGACAGTGACGGCTTAGGACGAAAGACCTGGCAACTTAATGAAATGAGTTCAACCATTCTGGTGCTGGATAAAGATGGGCACATTTTATGGGCGAAGGATGGCAATCTGACACCGAAAGAGGTGCAACAGGTCATCTCGATGGTGCGAAAAGTGATTGGTGAATCGAGCCCTCTATGA